One window of the Vigna radiata var. radiata cultivar VC1973A chromosome 1, Vradiata_ver6, whole genome shotgun sequence genome contains the following:
- the LOC106766309 gene encoding UDP-glycosyltransferase 83A1, with the protein MNIPNLLVVAFPVQGHVNPLMNFSQKMVEHGCKITFVNTDFSQKRMMSYVGNQESLEESPTIKLVSIPDGLEADDDRSDLGKLCDSVLSTMPSMLEKVIQDIHENSGERITCIVADVIMGWALEVGRKLGIKGILFCTASAATFALEYKIPELIQDGIIDSHGFPITKGRFQISPSMPSMDTKAIWWSNVYDPTTEKKIFKYLVHCMQNSNLAKWCICNTTYELEPSALSCVPKLLPVGPLLRNYDKTNVTARSLGQFWEEDHSCIDWLNQQPHCSVLYVAFGSFTLFDQNQFNELALGLDLTGRSFLWVVRQDNKMAFPSEFLGSKGKIVGWIPQLKVLNHPSIACFLSHCGWNSIIEGFSSGVPFLCWPYFTDQFHNRNYICDELKVGLGLNSDENGLVSRWEIKKKLDRLINDEQIRTRSLELKETVMNNIAEGGGSSENVSRLLSWLKS; encoded by the exons ATGAACATTCCAAATCTCTTGGTTGTAGCATTTCCAGTCCAAGGACATGTGAATCCCTTGATGAACTTCTCACAAAAGATGGTTGAGCATGGATGCAAAATCACTTTTGTGAACACAGACTTCAGCCAAAAGAGGATGATGAGTTATGTGGGAAATCAAGAAAGCCTTGAAGAATCACCAACCATAAAGCTGGTTTCAATCCCTGATGGTTTAGAAGCTGATGATGACAGAAGTGATTTGGGTAAGCTTTGTGATAGTGTGCTAAGCACCATGCCTTCTATGCTAGAGAAGGTCATACAAGATATTCATGAGAATAGTGGTGAGAGAATCACATGCATAGTTGCTGATGTGATAATGGGATGGGCATTGGAAGTAGGGAGAAAGCTGGGAATCAAAGGAATTCTCTTCTGCACAGCATCAGCTGCTACGTTTGCCTTGGAATACAAAATCCCTGAGCTCATTCAAGATGGCATCATAGATTCTCATG GATTTCCAATTACGAAAGGGAGATTTCAAATATCACCAAGCATGCCTTCGATGGACACAAAAGCAATTTGGTGGTCAAACGTCTATGACCCAACAACTGAGAAGAAAATATTCAAGTATCTGGTGCACTGTATGCAGAATTCAAATCTTGCAAAGTGGTGCATTTGCAACACCACATATGAACTTGAACCCAGTGCATTATCTTGTGTTCCAAAGCTCCTACCAGTTGGTCCATTGTTGAGAAATTATGACAAGACAAATGTAACTGCAAGATCATTGGGACAGTTCTGGGAAGAAGACCACTCTTGCATAGATTGGCTGAATCAACAACCTCATTGTTCTGTTTTGTATGTTGCCTTTGGTAGTTTCACTCTTTTTGACCAAAACCAGTTCAATGAACTAGCTCTTGGGCTTGACCTCACCGGTAGATCCTTTCTTTGGGTTGTAAGACAAGACAATAAGATGGCTTTTCCCAGTGAATTCTTGGGGAGTAAAGGTAAGATTGTTGGTTGGATCCCTCAACTGAAGGTGCTAAATCACCCTTCCATAGCTTGCTTTCTTAGCCATTGTGGTTGGAATTCTATCATAGAAGGTTTTTCTAGTGGGGTGCCCTTCCTGTGCTGGCCTTATTTTACTGACCAATTTCACAACAGAAATTACATTTGTGATGAGTTGAAGGTTGGACTTGGATTGAACTCGGATGAAAATGGACTTGTGTCACGCTGGGAGATTAAGAAAAAACTGGACCGATTGATAAATGATGAACAAATAAGAACAAGAAGTCTAGAACTTAAAGAGACGGTCATGAACAACATTGCAGAAGGTGGTGGATCTTCAGAGAATGTTAGTAGATTGTTAAGCTGGCTGAAATCTTGA
- the LOC106764356 gene encoding ribosome biogenesis protein WDR12 homolog produces the protein MNMNEESGEGSARRIQVRFVTKLKAPFIVPSTAIAIPVDLTRFGLSSLVNALIQSNDADYQPEPFDFLIDGEFVRMSLEQFLLAKGISAERILEIEYTRAVAPRKEEDPSLHDDWVSAVDGSSSRFFLTGCYDGLGRVWKGAGLCTHVLEGHSDAITSVSIINPEGLETITVATASKDRTLRLWKFNTEEPVNQPMRVRAYKILRGHKSAVQSVAVQTSGEMVCSAAWDCTINLWQTNDFNAEDDLVSKKRKIGDQVEDSQLEGEAFTTLVGHTQCVSSVVWPQRESIFSASWDHSIRKWDVETGKNLTDIFCGKALNCLDIGGEGSVLIAAGGSDPVIRIWDPRKPGTSAPVFQFASHTSWVSACKWHDQSWFHLLSASYDGKVMLWDLRTAWPLSVIESHSDKVLSADWWRSDSVISGGADSRLCISSEIPVK, from the exons ATGAATATGAACGAAGAAAGTGGCGAAGGCAGTGCGAGGAGGATCCAAGTGCGGTTCGTGACGAAGTTGAAGGCGCCGTTCATAGTTCCGTCCACCGCCATCGCAATCCCTGTCGACCTCACTCGATTCGGTCTATCATCTCTTGTCAACGCACTCATTCAATCCAACG ATGCTGATTATCAGCCTGAGCCTTTTGATTTTTTGATCGATGGCGAGTTCGTGCGGATGTCGCTCGAGCAGTTTCTTCTCGCTAAGGGAATCTCTGCG GAAAGGATATTGGAAATTGAGTACACAAGGGCCGTGGCCCCACGGAAGGAGGAAGACCCTTCTTTACACGATGACTGGGTCAGTGCTGTTGATGGTTCTTCTTCTCG GTTCTTTTTGACAGGATGTTATGATGGTTTAGGGAG ggTATGGAAAGGTGCTGGATTATGCACTCATGTATTGGAGGGACATAGTGACGCAATCACTTCTGTTAGTATCATCAATCCAGAAG GTCTGGAAACTATTACGGTGGCTACTGCTTCAAAAGACCGGACATTGAGGCTATGGAAG TTCAATACAGAAGAGCCTGTAAACCAGCCTATGAGGGTCAGGGCTTACAAAATCTTGCGTGGTCATAAGTCTGCTGTTCAGAGTGTGGCAGTGCAGACTTCTGGAGAAATg GTTTGTTCTGCTGCTTGGGATTGCACCATCAATCTATGGCAAACTAATGACTTTAATGCAGAAGATGACCTAGTTtctaagaagagaaaaattggAGATCAAGTTGAGGACTCTCAATTGGAG GGAGAGGCTTTCACTACCCTTGTTGGCCATACACAGTGCGTATCTTCTGTGGTTTGGCCACAACGGGAGTCAATATTTTCTGCATCATGGGATCATTCTATTAGGAAATGGGATGTTGAGACTGGCAAAAACTTGACAGATATA TTCTGTGGGAAGGCTCTCAACTGCCTGGATATTGGTGGGGAAGGTTCTGTTCTGATAGCTGCTGGAGGTTCTGACCCTGTCATTAGGATTTGGGATCCTCGTAAGCCAG GCACTTCTGCTCCTGTTTTTCAGTTTGCTTCTCATACATCTTGGGTTTCGGCCTGCAAATGGCATGATCAATCTTGGTTTCATTTACTTTCTGCATCTTATGATGGGAAAGTTATGTTGTGGGATCTGAGAACTGCG TGGCCACTTTCTGTCATTGAATCACACAGTGATAAG GTATTGTCGGCCGATTGGTGGAGAAGTGACAGTGTTATCAGTGGTGGAGCAGACTCCAGACTTTGTATTTCTTCAGAAATCCCTGTAAAGTAA